One Spea bombifrons isolate aSpeBom1 chromosome 1, aSpeBom1.2.pri, whole genome shotgun sequence DNA window includes the following coding sequences:
- the PURG gene encoding purine-rich element-binding protein gamma, with translation MDRGRGPRNGAAINRNIYPQQYSYPSSQSLEIQELASKRVDIQKKRFYLDVKQSARGRFLKIAEVWIGRGRQDNIRKSKLTLSLSVAAELKDCLGDFIEHYAHLGLRSTHAQRTEHGVEKEHDARRRPHPSSPSGSVGSEEPTTHSVLKTEYIERDNRKYYLDLKENQRGRFLRIRQTMTRGPGMIGYFGQSLGQEQTIVLPAQGMIEFRDALVQLIEDYGEGDIEERRGGGDEPPELPEGTSFRVDNKRFYFDVGSNRYGIFLRVSEVRPPYRNTITVPYKVWTRFGDNFIKYEEEMRKIYNSHKEKRMDARADSGEEQECPE, from the coding sequence GGAGCTGGCATCCAAAAGAGTAGACATTCAGAAAAAGAGGTTTTACCTGGATGTTAAGCAGAGTGCGAGAGGCCGTTTCCTGAAGATAGCAGAAGTTTGGATAGGAAGAGGGAGGCAAGATAACATCCGGAAAAGTAAGTTAACGTTATCTCTGTCGGTAGCTGCGGAATTGAAGGACTGTTTAGGAGATTTTATTGAACACTATGCTCACCTTGGTCTGCGAAGCACTCATGCTCAAAGAACAGAACATGGAGTTGAGAAAGAGCATGATGCAAGAAGGAGACCTCATCCGTCTTCCCCTTCAGGATCTGTGGGATCAGAAGAGCCCACCACTCATAGTGTCCTAAAGACTGAATACATTGAAAGGGAcaacagaaaatattacttggACCTTAAAGAGAACCAGCGGGGGCGTTTTTTAAGAATTAGGCAAACCATGACTAGAGGGCCTGGAATGATTGGATATTTTGGACAGAGTTTAGGCCAAGAGCAGACTATAGTTCTGCCAGCGCAAGGTATGATTGAATTCAGAGATGCCTTGGTTCAACTCATTGAAGACTATGGAGAAGGGGACATTGAAGAAAGAAGGGGTGGTGGAGATGAGCCTCCTGAACTTCCAGAAGGAACATCCTTCCGTGTGGATAACAAGAGGTTTTACTTTGATGTAGGCTCCAACAGATATGGCATATTCTTGCGGGTAAGCGAGGTCAGGCCGCCATACCGCAACACTATCACTGTCCCTTATAAAGTTTGGACAAGGTTCGGGgacaattttataaaatatgaagaaGAGATGAGGAAAATTTACAACAGCCATAAAGAAAAGAGAATGGATGCGCGTGCGGACAGTGGCGAAGAGCAGGAGTGCCCCGAGTAG